One Mus pahari chromosome 10, PAHARI_EIJ_v1.1, whole genome shotgun sequence genomic window, GGCTGTCGTCATTTTCTCACCTGTTGGCGTTGCCTGAGAGCGCAGCGCTTCATGGGATGTGGCTGGTGTGGGGACCGGTGTGGCCGGCAGAAGGAGTGTCCTGGCTCCTGGCAACAGGACCACTGTCCGCCTGAGATCAGTGAGGTACAGTTTCCCCCAGCAGAGCACAGTAACCATGGGGCAAGAGGAgcacggggtgggggagggacaagCAGGTTGCGGTGTGGGGGGGTGAGTGTCAAAAAGTCCTGACCACGATCTTCCTCAGGGCATCCTTGTCAGAGGGGATGACACATGGGAAACTTGGGTGGCAGGAAGTCTGATAAGGGCTAGCAGGTGACTCAGAATGGCCAGAGTGTGACATGCACAAGGCACATGGCAGGGGACTCTTGGGGAGGCAGGTGGGGCCGAGAGATTGCAACCTCACACAAACCCCTGGGGctcttctctccctttcagtTCCATCCTCACAGCGGGCCTCTAAGGGGCACTACGAGGCTCACCCTTTGTGGCTCCAACTTCTACCTGCGACCCGATGATGTAGTACCTCAGGGAACACACCAGATCACCGTGGGCCAAAGTCCCTGCCGACTGCTGCCTAAGGACTCTTCAAGCCCTAGGTATAACATGGTCCCTGCCTTCCCTATCCCTGATGAGAATGACCAAGCGGCCCCTCATTTGTGAGACCCAGTTCTGTGAAGGATATGGGACAAACTGTAATGGCTCTGGCTTCTTGTGCCTGAAATGTCCCTGTCCCTTTCGGAGCCTGTGTGTGCTCTACTTGTTTGTTTAGCTGTGGACTAGACAAGGTTAGCCCACTTGACCCTGTCCCACTCAATCCTGCCTGCCTTCAGGAGAGGGCATGGGTAGAGACGCTACTCTGAGGTTCAGAGAAGCCTTGTGACTTATGGCAGATGTGTAGCCAGTCCTACATGATTCCCAACGTGGTGCCCTTCCTGGTCTCCCAGGCCAGGGTCCCACAAGGAATTCATACAGGAACTTGAATGTGAGCTGGATCCCCTGGTCACCCAGGCAGTGGGGACTACAAACATCAGCCTTGTCATCACTGACATGCCAGCGGGCAAGCACTTCCGAGTGGAAGGCGTCTCTGTACAGGAAGGCTTCTCTTTCATGGTGAGGTCACAGTGCCTGGTCTTCGCCCTTGGACCCTGGGTGGTACAAGAAGGGTGGGCTTGGAATTAATGGTTTGTTTcagctgagccatttccacaTCCTCTCAGGAGCCAGTGCTGACATCAATAAAACCTGACTTTGGCCCACGAGCTGGGGGTACTTATCTCACCCTTGAAGGCCAGAGCCTGTCTGTCGGCACCAGCCGAGCTGTGCTGGTCAATGGAACTCAGTGCCGGCTGGAACAGTAAGTGTTATCAGGTAAACTTATGGGAAGCCACAGGACCCTACCTTTGTGAGACTCCAACTGGTATCTGCACCCTGAGGTGGCCCTCCTGGCTGCTGCCTAAGGTCACCTCAAGTCTCAGGTACAGCACAGTCCCTATGCTCCCTGTTCCCCAACGGAGACAACCAAGCAGCCCCTTCCTTGTGAGACTCCCACCCAGGGAGCCTCACCAGGTGGGTACCTAGTTACTGCCAGTGTGGAGAGAGGAAAGTCAGTCATATGGTCAGTGCAGGGACCAGTACCAAGAGGGGTCTGCTGTCCCTTCCAGCCCAGAGACAAGAGAGCCCACCACAGAGACCACTGTCTCCAGCCAAGGATACAGGAACTTATTACCTCCCTGCCTTCTGGAAGGTCTTTCTGGGAGCCTCCTATCTCCAGTCCATGGAGTGTAGATGGATGGGAAAGACAGCCAGCAGAGGAAGTGGAAAGGATTAGTAAGCTCTGGAGGAGGTAAACCTGCTCATCCTTAGGTGTCCCTGTGCCCAATCCCTCCTTCCTGCAGGGTCAGTGAGGAGCAGATCCTATGTGTCACGCCTCCTGGAGTTGGCACGGCCAGGGTCCCCCTTCATCTGCAGATAGGGGGTGCTGAGGTGCCCGGTTCCTGGACCTTTCACTACAAGGAAGACCCTATTGTTTTGGACATCAGTCCCAAGTGTGGCTACAGGTAAGTTCCACCTCTCTGTCTACTTTGGCCTCCAGGACATGAGAGAGCCAGCTCCCTGAGTCCCCTAAACCCACCACCCTACCCTTTCCCACAGTGGCTCCCACGTCATGATCCACGGCCAGCATCTGACTTCAGCCTGGCACCTCACGCTATCATTCCATGATGGACAAAGTACAGTGGAGAGCAGGGTGAGCAGAGCGGGGGACGACCAGGAGGGAGGAAAGCTGGACCAGTCCCCGATGTCCAACTTCACCTTGCCCTGGGCTGAGGAGACTGGAGCAGCCAGGGGTTGGCCATTGGCCTAACTGCTTTCCCATGGGTCTCAGCAGTGTTCGGGGCAGTTTGTGGAACAGCAGCGTCAGTGTCGCCTGCCTGAATATGTGGTCCGAAACCCTCAGGGGTGGGCAACAGGGAACCTGAGCGTCTGGGGCGATGGAGCAGCTGGCTTCACGCTGTCTGGTTTTCGCTTCCTGCCCCCACCCAGTCCACTCAGAGCTGGCCTGGTCGAGCTGAAACCTGAAGAGCATTCAGTGAAGGTTGAGGTGGGTTTAAAGGTTAGGGGAGGGACAGCGGGAGATGAGGAGGCAAAGCCCAGCCTCTGGCTGATCTGTCCGTCTGTCTCAGCAGTATGTCGGGCTGGGCGCTGTGGCAGACTGCGTGACTGTGAACATGACCGTGGGTGGTGAGGTCTGCCAACATGAGCTCCGGGGGGATGTGGTgatctgccccctgcccccttccctgcAACTTGGCAAGGATGGTGTCCCATTGCAGGTAGGTGACACAGCTGGCCCTCTCAGAAAACCATGAGCTGAGGATCTGCGGTCTGGGTTTAAACTGTCATCTGCTTTCAGGTCTGTGTAGACGGTGGGTGTCACATCCTGAGCCAAGTGGTTCGGTCAGTCCCAGGCAGGGCCTCACAGAGAATACTCCTTATTGCTCTTCTGGTCTTGATCCTGCTTGTGGCTGCACTGGCCGTTGCCCTGATCTTTAACTCCCGAAGACGGAAAAAGCAGCTAGGTAAGGCTCCCTACATCCATCTAAACTAAGCCTAACAGTACTCCCCACAAAAAACAGCGGCAACTTCAATCTCCAGACTGGGGAGGGTGGGGTCTCCCACAAGCCCTCAGTGGGACTTGGTCCCCGGGAGCTCAGAGAGGCCCAGCACCATGGGATGTCTTTCCACAGTCCTTACTCCCAATCTGGATGACCTGGCGTCCCTGGACCGGTCCCCTAGAGCCATGCCCCTGTCTATGTTCCGCTGTGGCTCTGACTACAGAAGTGTCCTTGGTGAGATGGGGGAGGCAGTAGAAGCCAGGGCTTGCCTTTCCCCACAGGTACTCACTCCCTCTCCCCAACAACACTCTCTAACATCGATGATACAGCTTCCGGGACTCCGAACCGTGAAGAATCGTCAGAGAGTAGGGATGGGACAAGTGTCCCACTGCTTCGGACAGAGTCTATCCGGCTCCAGGATCTGGATAGGACGCTCCTAGCTGAGGTCAAGGACGTACTGATTCCCCACGAACAAGTGATCATCCATACTGACCAAGTTATTGGCAAAGGTATGGGGGATAGgttgggaggtggggcaggggcaTAGAAGGGGTATTGTTGTGTGCTTGAGACAGCTGGAAAAATCCCCACTTTCACCCGCACACTAACTTGTGTGACCTTGAGGCCGCCAAACttttgagccaccatgcggtCATCTCTGGAAGGAGGTTTTGGAGAATTTGCTCTTTGGTGGCTTCTGGTGTGGCTGTGTGAGCGCGAGAGGACTGTCAACGGCCCCACCATTGGGCTGTCGCTTGCTTTTAAGGTCACATTGGCCAATTTGGGGTTCTGAGGTTGCTAGTTATAAAGGGCATGCTGTGAGTCTGGGCATCGAGTCCTTCTTTACCCTCTTGCTCTTTCTAGGCCACTTTGGTGTTGTCTACCATGGAGAATATACAGACAAGGCACAGAATCAGACCCACTGTGCCATCAAGTCTCTGAGTCGTAAGTGACGCATAGGCGGGGTGGGTAGAAGGGTGACCTCAGGCTGCAGATCCTTCTTTCCTGCTATGCTGCCACTTTATTAAGTGAACCTTGCATGGAACCTTCCTCTCCCCGAACTGTTTCCATCTG contains:
- the Mst1r gene encoding macrophage-stimulating protein receptor isoform X5, whose protein sequence is MVHASFTRVDLFNGLLGSVKVTALHVTRLGNVTVAHMGTVDGRVLQVEIARSLNYLLYVSNFSLGGSGQPVHRDVSRLGNDLLFASGDQVFKVPIQGPGCRHFLTCWRCLRAQRFMGCGWCGDRCGRQKECPGSWQQDHCPPEISEFHPHSGPLRGTTRLTLCGSNFYLRPDDVVPQGTHQITVGQSPCRLLPKDSSSPRPGSHKEFIQELECELDPLVTQAVGTTNISLVITDMPAGKHFRVEGVSVQEGFSFMEPVLTSIKPDFGPRAGGTYLTLEGQSLSVGTSRAVLVNGTQCRLEQVSEEQILCVTPPGVGTARVPLHLQIGGAEVPGSWTFHYKEDPIVLDISPKCGYSGSHVMIHGQHLTSAWHLTLSFHDGQSTVESRQCSGQFVEQQRQCRLPEYVVRNPQGWATGNLSVWGDGAAGFTLSGFRFLPPPSPLRAGLVELKPEEHSVKVEYVGLGAVADCVTVNMTVGGEVCQHELRGDVVICPLPPSLQLGKDGVPLQVCVDGGCHILSQVVRSVPGRASQRILLIALLVLILLVAALAVALIFNSRRRKKQLGTHSLSPTTLSNIDDTASGTPNREESSESRDGTSVPLLRTESIRLQDLDRTLLAEVKDVLIPHEQVIIHTDQVIGKGHFGVVYHGEYTDKAQNQTHCAIKSLSRITEVQEVEAFLREGLLMRGLHHPNILALIGIMLPPEGLPRVLLPYMRHGDLLRFIRSPQRNPTVKDLVSFGLQVACGMEYLAEQKFVHRDLAARNCMLDESFTVKVADFGLARGVLDKEYYSVRQHRHARLPVKWMALESLQTYRFTTKSDVWSFGVLLWELLTRGAPPYPHIDPFDLSHFLAQGRRLPQPEYCPDSLYHVMLRCWEADPAARPTFRALVLEVKQVVASLLGDHYVQLTAAYVNVGPGAVDDGSVPPEQVQPSSPQHRRSTSKPRPLSEPPLPT